In Marinicauda algicola, one DNA window encodes the following:
- a CDS encoding enoyl-CoA hydratase/isomerase family protein has product MPEFETLLVARGGRVTHVTLNRPEVRNAMSLAMVDELLAVLERAERDGSRAIVLRGAGGHFCSGGDVKDMGAAQARPGNGEDPIAGVNARFGHLCAAYAGTGLPVVAVLEGAVMGGGFGLACVADVAIARETALFRLPETGLGLVPAQIAPFLVERLGYSQAKRLAVTGGKIDAASALKLGLVHHVCDGEESCGATLSQVLAEIRKGAPNAIAATKQLIARARLEPASALVEDAARIFARAARSEEGAEGLTAFLEKRPAAWAREGEA; this is encoded by the coding sequence ATGCCTGAGTTCGAGACCCTTCTGGTCGCGCGCGGCGGGCGGGTCACGCATGTGACGCTGAACCGGCCCGAGGTGCGCAACGCCATGTCGCTCGCCATGGTCGACGAGCTGCTCGCGGTGCTGGAACGCGCCGAACGGGACGGCTCGCGCGCCATCGTGCTGCGCGGCGCGGGCGGGCATTTCTGCTCGGGCGGGGACGTCAAGGACATGGGCGCGGCGCAGGCCCGGCCCGGCAACGGCGAGGATCCGATCGCCGGCGTCAATGCCCGTTTCGGCCATCTGTGCGCGGCCTATGCCGGGACGGGGCTGCCGGTCGTCGCTGTGCTGGAAGGCGCGGTGATGGGCGGGGGGTTCGGCCTCGCCTGCGTCGCCGATGTCGCGATCGCCCGCGAGACGGCCCTGTTCCGCCTGCCCGAGACCGGGCTCGGGCTCGTGCCCGCCCAGATCGCGCCCTTCCTGGTGGAACGGCTGGGGTATTCGCAGGCCAAGCGCCTCGCCGTCACCGGCGGGAAGATCGACGCGGCGAGCGCTCTGAAGCTCGGCCTGGTCCACCATGTCTGCGACGGTGAGGAGAGCTGCGGGGCCACGCTTTCCCAGGTGCTCGCCGAGATCCGGAAGGGCGCGCCGAACGCCATCGCCGCCACCAAGCAGCTCATCGCCCGCGCGCGCCTGGAGCCGGCGAGCGCGCTCGTGGAGGATGCCGCGAGGATCTTCGCCCGCGCCGCGCGCAGCGAGGAAGGCGCGGAGGGGCTGACGGCGTTCCTGGAGAAGCGCCCGGCGGCGTGGGCGCGGGAGGGCGAGGCGTGA
- a CDS encoding acetyl/propionyl/methylcrotonyl-CoA carboxylase subunit alpha, with protein sequence MTRPLTTLLVANRGEIAVRVMRTAKAMGLTTVAVYSDADERALHVRSADRAVRIGPAPAAQSYLKIEAILEAAKATGADAIHPGYGFLSENAAFARAVEEAGLVFVGPPAAAIEAMGDKARAKAKMIEAGVPVVPGWQGEDQSPDNLKAEADRIGYPLLVKAAAGGGGRGMRTVRRAEDFQTELEAARREAKSAFGDETVLLERLIERGRHVEIQVFADAHGNTVHLGERDCSAQRRRQKVIEEAPSPAVDGKLRERMGADAVAAAKAVGYRGAGTVEFLLDADGSYYFLEMNTRLQVEHPVTELVTGTDLVEWQLRVAAGEALPATQEEIGLCGHAVEVRLYAEDPMAGFAPQSGPVLHFDPAPRTEGLRIDSGIESGDSVTPFYDPMVAKLVARGATRAEAIAKLKRGLEDHPLLGLVTNRSFLIDLLDSDEFARGEITTGDLDAWMEAGSGPFAAKDTPFEPFALGALLLAASREGALRSGSVDRFDLPLEAGGEARTLRITQTGPGRLQIDAGADKADIALVARQGAQVRYALDGVVKTAALACAADGLHLAIGARTFLVREPSPWGPDAGADPSTVTAPVSGAVVKVNARPGQAVKAGDVLAVMEAMKMEMRLTAQADGTVSAVHAIEGSQATSGSVLIELDLQSQD encoded by the coding sequence GTGACCCGTCCCCTCACCACCCTGCTCGTCGCCAACCGCGGCGAGATCGCGGTGCGGGTGATGCGCACGGCGAAGGCCATGGGGCTCACGACCGTCGCGGTCTATTCCGATGCTGACGAACGTGCCCTGCATGTGCGCAGCGCCGACCGGGCCGTGCGCATCGGCCCGGCCCCGGCGGCGCAGAGCTATCTGAAGATCGAGGCGATCCTCGAAGCCGCGAAGGCCACGGGAGCGGACGCCATCCATCCCGGCTACGGCTTTCTGTCGGAGAACGCCGCCTTCGCCCGCGCCGTGGAAGAGGCCGGTCTCGTCTTCGTCGGCCCGCCCGCCGCGGCCATCGAGGCGATGGGCGACAAGGCGCGCGCCAAGGCGAAGATGATCGAGGCCGGCGTGCCCGTCGTGCCAGGCTGGCAGGGCGAGGATCAGTCCCCGGACAATCTGAAGGCCGAAGCGGACAGGATCGGCTACCCGCTCCTCGTCAAGGCCGCCGCAGGCGGGGGCGGGCGCGGCATGCGCACCGTGCGCAGGGCCGAGGACTTCCAGACCGAGCTGGAAGCGGCCAGGCGCGAGGCGAAGTCGGCTTTCGGCGACGAGACCGTGCTGCTGGAAAGGCTCATCGAGCGCGGCCGCCATGTCGAGATCCAGGTCTTCGCCGATGCGCACGGCAACACGGTCCATCTCGGCGAGCGCGACTGTTCGGCCCAGCGCCGGCGCCAGAAGGTGATCGAGGAAGCCCCGAGCCCGGCGGTCGACGGGAAACTTCGCGAGAGAATGGGCGCGGACGCGGTCGCGGCTGCGAAGGCCGTCGGCTATCGCGGCGCGGGCACGGTGGAATTCCTGCTCGATGCGGACGGGTCCTATTATTTCCTCGAAATGAATACCCGGCTTCAGGTCGAGCACCCGGTCACGGAGCTGGTCACCGGTACCGACCTCGTGGAATGGCAGCTGCGCGTGGCGGCAGGCGAGGCCCTTCCCGCCACGCAGGAGGAGATCGGCCTGTGCGGCCACGCCGTCGAGGTCCGGCTCTATGCGGAGGACCCGATGGCCGGCTTCGCGCCGCAGTCCGGCCCGGTCCTCCACTTCGATCCGGCGCCGAGGACCGAGGGCCTCAGGATCGACAGCGGGATCGAGAGCGGGGACAGCGTCACGCCCTTCTACGACCCGATGGTCGCCAAGCTCGTCGCCCGCGGCGCGACGCGGGCCGAGGCGATCGCGAAGCTGAAGCGGGGGCTCGAGGACCATCCCCTGCTGGGCCTCGTCACGAACCGCAGCTTCCTGATCGATCTTCTGGACTCGGACGAATTCGCGAGGGGCGAGATCACCACCGGCGATCTCGACGCCTGGATGGAGGCCGGTTCCGGCCCCTTCGCCGCGAAGGACACGCCCTTCGAGCCCTTCGCGCTCGGCGCCCTGCTGCTCGCGGCGTCCCGGGAGGGCGCGCTGCGCTCGGGATCGGTCGACCGCTTCGATCTGCCGCTCGAAGCCGGAGGCGAGGCGCGCACGCTGCGCATAACCCAGACCGGGCCGGGGCGGCTGCAGATCGACGCCGGAGCGGACAAGGCCGATATCGCCCTCGTCGCCCGCCAGGGCGCGCAGGTGCGCTACGCGCTCGACGGCGTGGTCAAGACCGCCGCGCTCGCCTGCGCGGCCGACGGTCTCCACCTCGCCATCGGTGCACGGACCTTCCTCGTGCGCGAGCCCTCGCCCTGGGGGCCGGACGCGGGCGCCGATCCGTCGACGGTCACCGCCCCGGTCTCCGGTGCGGTGGTCAAGGTCAACGCCAGGCCCGGCCAGGCCGTGAAGGCCGGCGACGTGCTCGCCGTCATGGAAGCCATGAAGAT